Within Vicia villosa cultivar HV-30 ecotype Madison, WI linkage group LG1, Vvil1.0, whole genome shotgun sequence, the genomic segment TGTACTATATTTCCAAAAGGACAAAATTAGGGGGGAATGGGGTTGAGGGGTTCATAATTCTACTCATTCACACAAGACACGGTACTGTATCGAACATGAGAAGTCAGACAGTTTTAGTCATCAAAATAGTTTGGCAGGTCATCCAGCAATTTAAAAATGATTCAAATGTCCCTAGCAGTAGATAAATGTGACAATAAGTCAAATAATTAAAGTTGTACAAGTTATAAGCTGGATTCAGATATGATAACTCATGGAGTAAACCAGAGAGCTAAATGCAGCTTTGTAAATATTAAAAAAGAGCTAGATGGAGCGAAGATCCAAATAAAACCAACAAGAAAATCTCCAACATATTCTTATAGTGATATAAGTTACAGTGGCAGAAATTTTACCATGCTAGGATCATTAGTAAGAGCATCCAGTACATCCTCAGAACCATCTTTTCCCGCTGCTATATGGAGTGGTGTCAAACCAGCAGGACCAACAGCATTCGGTCTAAACAAGAAGCTTAGAGTCTCTCCATCACCTAGTGCCTTGACTTCGGGTCTTAGTTCATCAGATGTATTTTTAGGAACATATCTCAAAAGCAACTCCACTAACTGCTTGCTATTTCTCCTTACGGCTCTGTGAAGGAGGCCCATCTCTGTAAGTGCTTGATACAGGGTAGGGTGATCTCCTTTGTTCACAGTTTCATCAAGCAGTATGTTCAACAGTTTTTTCACCACTGCACACCAATCATGGTCCATGGAAAACTCCATAAGCCAAGTGAACCGTTCTAATGGAAAGAGATCTACATCGGAATTCAAGTGAACCATCCTATATTTCAATTGACTTCTGTGAAGAAGCCAGCCCATTTCATGAATGAAATCCATAGCTTGACTTTTGGCTTTAATTTTTCCAGTCCTTTCAATATCTGGAGCAGTTTCACTTAGTTCTAGTAAAGGCTCAAGCACACGAATCTCTGAGCAAACATCCTCCTCTGCAACTATGAAAGGAAAAAAGCTGCTACTCAAACCCTGGTCCTCAATCTAACAAATTAAAAAAGGAAGTAGAAAGCTTAGGCTCAGCAACATAGAATTGGGGCAGGAGTGcttattttctataaaaaaatacaaCACTAGAAAATGGATGCATTCAAATTTAAAGACAACTTATAAGTTAGGATATCCTTGACACTCAGCAGTAATCAACGTGTGAAAGTGTACCAAAAAAGTTTAAAATGGGTAAAAGAGGAAATTATCCCCTCACTTAATAACAACTAGCCTGTATTCCCTGCCTACTTTTTCTCTGTAGATAATTTGTGAGTGAAGAAAAGCACCTCAATAAATCCTCTTCCATTCGTCACAGGGACTGAACAAGAAAATTGAATGCACTGAAGTTCATCGAGCTCCTTGGAGCATTGATCTGTTGACTCATGAGCATCTTCACACACCAGATAGTTTCCTTCTAAAGCACACATTAACCTAAGGACAAGTGTAAGGGTCATATGAACACCAGtccaataaaaaatcatatatttaaacAAAATCCTGGAACTCGAGAGTAGGTCCAAGTCACATTACAAGTTAGCATTTAATTTAGCTACCAACAAGCAAAGGATTGACAAGTCACAAAGCAACAGAGACTACCTTGTGGCAGGGCGCATTAGGTTGACACCTTTAACTGAAAATTGAGCTCTCTTTGATGCTGGTACAGCAATTGGACTAACAGTCCAAATCTTGCTATAATTTCTGCTTCTAGAAGGTAGTGATGTATCTATTACAACTTGACCTGCaccataaaaataaaagtaagaaaCCTAgtcatataaataaatttttgactcATGTTAATTTGACCCCTAAGAACTACAGCAGAGACATGAGAAGAGACCATTGAAAATGAATGCCATTTGATGCTGCACCCTGAAATGAACCCATCCACTTCTCCAAAATGTATCATCTGAGACATCCAGCAGCTTACTCAAACTGGAAGTCAAATCACAGCACAGCTGCAAAAAAGTAATCAAGTCATCTAAGGTAAGGATTGTTACAAGTTAGCAGAAATAACTGCCGACGTATACAAGTTAATAGTCTTGGAAGGAAAAAAACTTACATCGTCCCACACAGCCTCAGCCTGACGCAGATAAATAGTCAAAACAATACAACCAGGTCGTATGTAGCTCTCAATATCGGTAGGACTGTGGGATAACCAATCAAGAATCTGCCAATTGAAACCCTCAGTATGAttaaatttcagaaaaataaaatgagaagTTACTCTTAGCTGCTGTAGAAAACTTAAAATACCTGTGCTCTAAGTACAAGAGGAAATTCATTTGGCTCTTTACCAAAGAGCTTAAAAACAATCCGGTCTGTACGGCTCTGAATGGAGGAAACAAAAAACTAACAGTTAAATGACGGTAGTCTCAAATGCTcgatttatataaatttaatgcaAAAAGTATTGTCCAACAGCAAGGCTATCAAAACGGGAAATGATCACCAATCTTTGTTGATTTATTCTAGAGTATTTTCCACTAAATATCCTATTTTATTTACATATTTGGCACGCAGTTTGAGTTTGATCAAAACAATAAAAGGAGCAAGTGCTCGAATTTCACAACAATGAAAGAaggaatagagcaagcaattgagAAGAAACCATAGGACTCATGCAAACACACCAATCAAAGATAATAGAGAAAAGCATGAGTAAAATAGCAAATTTAAAATAATGCAGCAAAACAAACACACCTGAGGTTCTCCACTAGAACTAGAAGGGGACTGGGCAGATGCAGAATCTGAATTTCCACTTGTTTGAGGTGGACTTGACTGATGAGAATCTTGTTGTGTCCATGGATAATCAACAGAGCTAGTGCCAATATTTGTAGAAACTGGCAATATTTCTAGATCTTCCATGCCATCATCTGAGTCAATATATATGtcattcaaatcaaaattattCATCTTTATTTGTGCACTACTATCTCTGACTTCTGAGTAAATCGGAGGACTGTTTGAAATGCTGGGCTTTATTGAAGATACGAGCTGATGATCAACGGTGCTAGCATCATGAGCATGCATCATTTCTTGTTGCCTTTTATTCATAGATAAAGTTTGGTGTTGTGCTATAACAGTTGGAGAGCCTTGAGAACCATTGGAGAATAAAGCTGACACCATCTCTGACTTCCTAGAAGAATCCCCTTCTCTCAACAAAATCTCTTGTTCCTGCAAAAGATTTGACAAGTTCTTGCTACCTTGCTCATCATTCTGACTAGCAAGACTCcttagaagatgagttagaagatCCTGATCTGTAGGCTGATCTGACCTGTCAGCTGTAATTAATCTAAAATGTCAGTATATATCCCAAGAAAACCTCCGTCATAACATAAATAGGAATCAAAGGAAGAGAAGATGTGAGAATATTCTTATTAAGCAAACATACATATCATCATTCGATCCCAAATGTCATTCTATTCTAGCCATATGATGCAATAACTAAGTGCCTCGTTGTTATAAAAATAATCAGTCTCATAAAGCATAAGTTTGCCACATCACACAAGATTGACTCTTACACATGAAATTTTTACAATTCCTAAAAATTGATTGCATGTCAATTGCTGAAACATGTGTATTATTCTCAAAAGGACGAGAACAAAATTTATAGTATTATTTTCAGTATAAGAGCTTATTAACATTGTAACCCCCATATAGATGATGACAACTCATGTTAGTTGTTAGGAGTCTCAAATTGGATGAGTTAAAGCCTTAATATATGTTTATAAATGGAGTCGGTCTTCACCTTACATGTTGGTTTTGTAGGGTTTAGACCCAACTCAAATTTTAAGATAATACCCCACTCTATCCAAGATATGTTGGACCACCTACTATCAGGTTACTGTTATCAGTTCACTTGTGTTACACGCCAGATTTCCAGTTTAAGACATGAGGAGTGGTCTCATGTGAGGGCATTTTTCTTGCCCTCTTCTAAACTGTTATTTCAAGCCTTTTCGTCTTGGAGACTAAAATATTCTATGATATAAACCAATCTAGGCATCCTATTTTATAATTCTTTAAAACCGACAATAGAAAAAAGGGATGGACAAAAATTGAAACTAACTCTTTGTACCCGTCCTGTTTTCCATTTGACACGCTATTTTTCATAGAAATCATGTGAACTACCTAAATCAAACTCATCAACATGATATGAAATAGAAACTTGAGGAAGAAGATAATTTCTTCCATGCATTTTAATGAAGAAGCAATGTGTTGGCCTAGTTTGAACTTATAATTGGTTTTGTATGATAAATCATACAAACTACTATATGTACAGGTGTAAATTAACACCATGACTATTCTTATTTCAAATCCATTCATCTCAGCTCTAGTTACAAAGATAATGATTTAAAGAAATCAAGAAATACTTACAATGCATATTTGAAAGTATCTTCAATAAACTTATCAAGAGATAACTACTGGTCTGATCATCATTTGTAGGACTTCCATTAGGAACAGCTTCATGATTTGCTTTCCTTCTCCGTTTATTATGGCCAGCCAAGCGTCTTCGACAGCTTCTCTTTCCTTCATCGAACTCTTGAAGTAAGTGAAACCTATTGAAGGAGTTAAAGAATGTCATGCAAAGTGTTATTCACATTTCAGCTATCTGTTACACTTAGGAATTGTAATTTAACTAATAGCAACAGTATTTATTTCTTTTACACATAATTATCAACTAAAGCAAAAACAGAAAACAatcaataagaaaaaaattacctACTACACTGTTGACAAAACCTCTGCATTGCATTCCCCACAAGTGCCTTACTAGCCTTAGAATGCATCTCACAAACTTTATGCCGTCTGTGATAATCCTTACCTCTGCTCAGATCTGCACCACAATCTTTAACCTGACAAACAGCTCGATTCGAAGTACCTCCAGCTACTTTGCTTTTCTTCCCACTCATACCATCCCAGCTTGCAATCTCCCTTTCCACCACCGGTGAAGCACGTCCTGCAAGATTTAAGCTAAGGGCACCAGCTTCCTCATTCAAACCATCATCTTCCAGAACAATAACTCTCCTTTTCCTCTCCCCTTCCTTGTTCCTTTTATGATTCTCAACATCTCCTTCCTCAGAGCATGAAGAAGAGGTGTTAGAGGAACCCCCAGCCACGGGGATCCCAGACCCAATAGGGAAAAACTGTTGTCCCACTCTCAGACTATCCACTCTCAGACTATCCACCGGCACCGGATTCACACGGCTAGCTATAAACAAATCACCATCCCATCTCCAATCATTCAAACTCCACTCTCTAGCTCTCTTCCCCATACTACTCAAATCAGATGAACCACCAACAACACCATAAAAATTATAACCCTCAGCACCCAATCTAGCTTCCATGATCACAATTCACAATTAAAAACTCTCAATCTTAATTCTTAACCTAATTATTACTCCTCATCACAAATAATCAACCCTAAATTCAG encodes:
- the LOC131643968 gene encoding squamosa promoter-binding-like protein 1 — protein: MEARLGAEGYNFYGVVGGSSDLSSMGKRAREWSLNDWRWDGDLFIASRVNPVPVDSLRVDSLRVGQQFFPIGSGIPVAGGSSNTSSSCSEEGDVENHKRNKEGERKRRVIVLEDDGLNEEAGALSLNLAGRASPVVEREIASWDGMSGKKSKVAGGTSNRAVCQVKDCGADLSRGKDYHRRHKVCEMHSKASKALVGNAMQRFCQQCSRFHLLQEFDEGKRSCRRRLAGHNKRRRKANHEAVPNGSPTNDDQTSSYLLISLLKILSNMHSDRSDQPTDQDLLTHLLRSLASQNDEQGSKNLSNLLQEQEILLREGDSSRKSEMVSALFSNGSQGSPTVIAQHQTLSMNKRQQEMMHAHDASTVDHQLVSSIKPSISNSPPIYSEVRDSSAQIKMNNFDLNDIYIDSDDGMEDLEILPVSTNIGTSSVDYPWTQQDSHQSSPPQTSGNSDSASAQSPSSSSGEPQSRTDRIVFKLFGKEPNEFPLVLRAQILDWLSHSPTDIESYIRPGCIVLTIYLRQAEAVWDDLCCDLTSSLSKLLDVSDDTFWRSGWVHFRVQHQMAFIFNGQVVIDTSLPSRSRNYSKIWTVSPIAVPASKRAQFSVKGVNLMRPATRLMCALEGNYLVCEDAHESTDQCSKELDELQCIQFSCSVPVTNGRGFIEIEDQGLSSSFFPFIVAEEDVCSEIRVLEPLLELSETAPDIERTGKIKAKSQAMDFIHEMGWLLHRSQLKYRMVHLNSDVDLFPLERFTWLMEFSMDHDWCAVVKKLLNILLDETVNKGDHPTLYQALTEMGLLHRAVRRNSKQLVELLLRYVPKNTSDELRPEVKALGDGETLSFLFRPNAVGPAGLTPLHIAAGKDGSEDVLDALTNDPSMVGIEAWKNARDSTGSTPEDYARLRGHYTYIHLVQRKINKRQVAAHVVVEIPSNQTEGNTNQKQKQIESLTGFEIGKAEVKRGHGQCKLCDTKISCRTAVGRSMVYRPAMLSMVAIAAVCVCVALLFKSSPEVLYMFRPFRWESLEFGTS